In the Elizabethkingia bruuniana genome, TTTATCCGATTAGATTTTCTGTTTGTAAAGCCTGAATATATTGGATATGGCTATGGGAAATTATTAATAAACCATTTTTTTAGTCAGGTAATATTGCTTGCTGATAAAATTATATTGGATGCAGATCCGTATGCTGAAGAATTTTATCAAAAATTTGGTTTTAAAACAGTAGAAAATAAACCTACTAAAATAGAAGGAAGGTTTCTTCCGGTAATGTCAAAAATAATATAAAGTATTATGAAATTCACTTTTTTAGGACAAAACTGTTTTTTGTTCACTTACAAAGGAAAAAATATCCTTTCGGATCCTTTCTACAATTATCAGAAAGAACAATCCGGATTTGATATTAAGGAACACAAAATTGACTATATTTTGTTAACGCATGCACATGGCGATCATATTGCGGATGTTGAAGAGGTATTAGCTCATTATCCGGAAGCAACTATTATTGGGGTGCCAGAAGTATGCGGTTATTTTAAAAACGCGAAAAACACATGTGATATTAATCTGGGAGGATCTGCAAAAGTTGAAGGTCTTAAGATCTCCATGGTGCCAGCACATCATACCAGTTCTTTTCCGGATGGTACTTACGGTGGTGTACCAGTAGGTTATATCTTCAGACTTCCTGAAGGAAGAAATATGTACTTAGCAGGTGATACTGGAGTAATGGCTGATATGGAACTATTCCCAAGACTTTTTGGTAAAATCGAATTATCTATTCTGCCAGTAGGAAGTCACTATACAATGTGTCCAAGAAAAGCTGCATTTGCTGCAGGCGAATTATTAAAATCTCCAAAAGTAATTGGATGTCATTTCGATACTTTTCCTCCAATTACAATTAATCACGACAGTGCAATGAAGCATTTTGAAGAGAAAAATGTGGAGTTGGTTTTACCGAAACTGGGTGAGGAATTTGAATTTTAAGAAATAAAAAATGGCAAGCTACCTACATCACACCGCTACGACCAATTACCTTTGCTGTGTTCCCACCCTGGAGGATTCTCAGGAGCTGGTTGTGTAGGACTTGCCAGTGCAAATATAGAAATTATTTACGAATCCGGAAGAAAGATCCAAGAAAAAAAGTGTAATGATCCCCGTAAAATGGGGTAAATAGCTGATTTATAAATTAATATTTTTATTATTTTTTTTCTAAAATCGGACTTCCAACATCTATTATTATTAAAAATATGACGAAAAATCCTGTAGCTATCGGGTTAGTGTTGTTCGGAATTACCATGTTGGCGTTCTTTGTAGTGTACTATTTTTTTGCAAATGCCAGTTATTATAGTACCTCTATGAAGGTAAATGCATTTGGAATGCCTTTTTTGTATGCAGTTGGAGGATTTCTCTCTGTATATTGGTATAGAGGAGCTGGGAAAATAACTTATCCACAGGCTTTTAAGCAAGCTTTTGTAACATTATTTATAGGAGGATTCCTTTCTGTAATGTCCATTTTTGCTTTTCTTAATTATGTAGATACTGATGCCAGAGATTTACTAAACCATCAGTATATTCAGACCGAATTAACCAATCTGGATGAAGCTTATACCAAGCAAAAGTCTGAAGCAGTACATCTTAAAGATCAGAGCAAATTGGGTGAATTAGACAAAAATTATAACGATGCAAAGCTTGCAAGAGAAGCTGCAATAAAGGAAAATAGAAATTATTTTTCATTTAGTTTTCTTTCTGCCGTTTTTGGAGGCTTTATGTTATTTTATCTACTTTTGTCAATCGTAATAGCAGCGTTTTTGAAGAACAAAAAACGCTACGAATAAAATTAAAAATACTGAATGGATCTTTCTATTATTATCCCGCTTCTTAATGAAGAACAATCTCTTGAAGAGCTTTTTTCCAGAATAGACAATGTATGTAATGAGAATGATTTCTCTTATGAAGTATGGTTTGTGGATGATGGTTCTACCGACAATTCATGGGGCGTTATACAACTACTTTCTGCATCACATCCGCAGGTACATGCTATAAGATTTACCCGTAATTATGGTAAATCTCAGGCTTTGCATGCTGCTTTTGAGAAGGCAAAAGGCGAAGTTGTAATTACTATGGATGCCGACCTTCAGGACTTCCCGGAAGAAATACCAGGACTGGTAGAAAAATTAAGAGAAGGGAATTACGATATTGTAAGTGGCTGGAAAAAGAAACGTTTTGATAATGTAATGACCAAGAATATCCCGTCCAAATTATTCAATGCTTCGGCAAGGAAAGTTTCGGGTGTTTTCTTACACGATTTCAACTGCGGATTGAAGGCTTACAAAAAGCAAGTTGTTAAAACTGTAGATGTATACGGTGATATGCACCGTTATATTCCGGTATTGGCGGCTCATGCAGGATTTAAAAATATCACTGAAAAAGAAGTAAAACACCAGGCTCGTCCTTATGGTACTTCCAAATTTGGAGCAAACCGTTTTATCAGAGGGTTTTTAGATCTGATAACTCTATGGTTCGTAAGCCGATTTGGCGGGCGCCCGATGCATTTCTTTGGTGCCGCAGGTACTGTAATGTTTATTATAGGTTTTCTTTCAGCCTTATGGCTGGGGATTTCTAAGCTAATAGATGTTGCAAGAGGAATGTACGGACATCTGATTGCAGATAATCCTTGGTTCTATATCGCATTAACAATGATGATTCTTGGTACTCAGCTATTTATTGCCGGATTCCTTGGTGAGATGTTGATCAGAACAAATCGTGAGCGCAAAAATTATCATATTGAAGAGATAATTTAATTAAAAATAGCTAAATTCAAACTTTAATTTTTAAACGGATGAAAAAATTACTTTATATATTTCTTGTCATCGGTTTGGTTTCCTGTTCCAAAGTGAAACCAAAGGGAGAGATCACAACAAAAGATGTGAATATTCAGGATTTTAATAAATTGGATGTCAGTGGGAAATTTAAAATTTTCTATGTACAGAATCCTAAAAACATGGTTTCTGTGGAGACCTATCCTAATGTCTTTGATAATCTTAAAATTGAAGTAAAAGATAAAACGCTTTATATTTCAGAGAAAAGCAAGACAGAAGGTGTGGATATGTACAATATTATGTTATACTCTAAAAATAACTTGGAAAGTATAACAATGGCAGATTCAACAGATATTACGATTTCCAGCCAGATGTCGGTACCGGCATTTAAACTGAAGATTAAAGACAATGCTAAATTCATGGGCTCTGTTTTAGCTAATAAAGCAGATATAACTATGACAAACAAAGCAAAAGCAAATCTTTTAGGCAGAACGTTGGATGCAAATGTTGCGATTAGTGACACAGCAAGTATTATTTCTCCTTACTGGTATATTAACAATCTGAATATAACCTCTAAAAATGGAAATTATTCAGAATTTTCAGTGGATGACGAACTAAACGGAAGCTTGGGAAATACTGCAGAATTAGTATACTATGGTAATCCGCAGAAGAAAATAAAAGTAACAGATAAAGCTAAATTAGAGCAAAAACAAAAACCTTAATATATGACGTCATTAGATAAAGCAAAATTGTGGCTAGGAGAAGGTTTCGATGATGAAACGAAAAAAGAAGTCCAGGCATTAATAGATAATAATCCAGCTGAACTGGAGGATGCTTTTTATAAAAATCTGGAATTCGGAACAGGAGGTATGCGCGGAATCATGGGCGTTGGCACCAACCGTCTGAATAAATATACATTAGGGCAGGCTACACAGGGATTAGCAAACTACCTTCATCAACAATTTCCAGGTGAAGAAACTGCAGATTCGGCGAAGACGGAGGCGAGCCAAATTAAAGTTGCTATCGCTTATGATGTTCGCCACAACTCTCCGGAATTCGGAAAGTTAGTTACAGATGTTTTAACAGCAAATGGTATTAAAGTTTTACTATTTGAAGAACACAGACCAACTCCGGAATTGTCTTTTACTGTAAGAGATAAAAAATGTAATGCTGGTATTGTACTTACAGCGTCGCATAACCCACCGGAATATAATGGTTATAAAGTATACTGGAATGACGGAGCACAGGTAGTTCCGCCAAATGATAACGGAATTATTTCTGAAGTAGAAAAAACTCAGTTTAACGAGATTAAATTCAACGGAAACGATGATCTAATCGAGTGGATAGGAGCAGATCAGGACGATGTATACATCGATGCATGTATCGAAAATTCTTTATATCAGAATGTTGGTAGAGATTTGTTGAATATTGTTTTCACTTCTATCCACGGAACGACCTATACAACTATTCCTAAGGCTTTAGCAAAAGCAGGTTTTACAAGAGTAGACCTGGTTACGGAACAAATGATCCCAAGTGGGAATTTCCCGACAGTAGAATCTCCAAATCCTGAAGAACCAGCTGCGCTTTCTATGGCAATGGATCTGGCTAAGGTTACCAATGCCGACATTGTAATAGGAACAGACCCGGATGGTGACAGATTAGGAATTGCTGTAAGAAATCTGGATGGAGAAATGCAGTTGTTAAACGGTAACCAGACCAATACATTCCTTACTTATTATATTTTAGATCAGTGGAAAAAACAAGGTAGAATTACCGGGAAAGAATTCATTGGTTCTACTATTGTAACGTCAGATATTTTCTATGATATTGCAAAGAAATTTGGAGTTGACTGTAAGGTTGGACTAACCGGCTTCAAGTGGATTGGTAAAATGATCCGCGATTTTGAAGGACAGGAGAAGTTTATCTGCGGTGGTGAAGAGAGCTTTGGATTTATGACCGGAGATTTTGTTCGTGATAAAGACTCTTGTGGAAGTATTCTTTTAGCTTGTGAAATTGCTGCATGGTGCAAGGCCAATGGTAAAACAGTATATGAGTACCTTATCGATATCTACAAAGATCTTGGAATGTACTATGAAGGATTGGTAAACATTACGAAAAAAGGAAAAGATGGTGCAGAGCAGATTAAGCAGATGATGACGGATTTCCGTCAGTCTCCGCCAAAAACTTTAGCAGAATCACCTGTAGCTGAAGTAAAAGATTTCCAAGAGCAGACAAGTTTGCTAATTTCTACGAATGAGAAATCTGTAATGAATGATATTCCGAAATCTAACGTATTAATCTATTATACAGAAGACGGAACAAAAGTATGTATTCGTCCTTCCGGAACAGAGCCAAAGATTAAATTCTACGTTTCTGTGAAAGAACAGATCGCTTCGGAACAAGATTTTAAAGATAAATTAGTTTCTCTGGAAGCTAAAATCCAGCAGATTAAAACAGACCTGAATTTATAATCAACCAAATAAAAGACCGTTAATCTATAACTGTCCATCAAAAATATGAAAGTATCTAAACTAGCCGCAAACCTTATAGGCTCAGAAATTGTAAAAATAGGAAACGAAGTTAACGATATGAAAGCTAAAGGAGCCGAAATCGCTAACCTTACTATTGGGGATTTAAACTCCAATATTTATCCAATCCCTGCGGGATTAAAAGACGAAATTCAGAAAGCTTATCAGAATAATCTTACCAATTATCCGCCAGCAAACGGATTATTAGGACTAAGAACTGCTGTTTCAAAAGATCTTAAATCAAGATGGGGATTAGATTATGCGGCAGGTGATATTTTAATTACTGCAGGGTCACGTCCTTTGATTTATGCAGTTTATAAAACCATTGTAGACGAAGGTGATAAAGTAATATATCCTACACCATCTTGGAATAACAATCATTATGCATATCTTACTTCAGCTAATGCAGTAGAAGTAAAAACGACTCAGGAAAACAATTTCCTGCCTACAGCAGATGATTTAAGACCACACTTATCAGGTGCAGTTTTATTAGCTTTATGTTCTCCACTTAATCCTACAGGGACAATGTTTACCAAAGATCAGCTTTCTGAAATCTGTGAAATGGTATTGGAGGAAAATAAAAAGCGTGGTGCAGACGAGAAACCTTTATATCTGATGTACGATCAGATTTATTCTAATCTTACTTTTGAGGCAGAACATTTCAATCCGGTATCTTTATTCCCGGAAATGAAAGAATATACAATCTATATTGATGGTATTTCTAAATGTCTTGCTGCAACGGGAGTACGTGTAGGTTGGGGGTTCGGGCCAAGCCTTATTATGGGCAAAATGGCAGCTTTGCTAACGCACGTTGGGGCATGGGCTCCAAAGCCAGAGCAGGAGGCTACAGCTAAGTTCTATGAAAACCAGGAAAATGTAGATCATTTTGTTACGGATTTCAAAGATAAATTACAGGCAAGCTTGAAAGTTTTGCATGGAGGAATTCAGGAGATTAAAAATAAAGGATTGGCAGTAGAGAGTATTCAGCCTATGGGTGCTTTATATCTTACAATTAAACTTGACTTTATTGGTAAAACGAAACCAGACG is a window encoding:
- a CDS encoding GNAT family N-acetyltransferase; its protein translation is MLIKKSEPKYHSELSEIAKKSKRFWGYSDEWMNLWDKDLTLTEEYIAANEVWQIENEPDNIIGFYSFYREDENFIRLDFLFVKPEYIGYGYGKLLINHFFSQVILLADKIILDADPYAEEFYQKFGFKTVENKPTKIEGRFLPVMSKII
- a CDS encoding metal-dependent hydrolase; the encoded protein is MKFTFLGQNCFLFTYKGKNILSDPFYNYQKEQSGFDIKEHKIDYILLTHAHGDHIADVEEVLAHYPEATIIGVPEVCGYFKNAKNTCDINLGGSAKVEGLKISMVPAHHTSSFPDGTYGGVPVGYIFRLPEGRNMYLAGDTGVMADMELFPRLFGKIELSILPVGSHYTMCPRKAAFAAGELLKSPKVIGCHFDTFPPITINHDSAMKHFEEKNVELVLPKLGEEFEF
- a CDS encoding DUF4199 domain-containing protein, which codes for MTKNPVAIGLVLFGITMLAFFVVYYFFANASYYSTSMKVNAFGMPFLYAVGGFLSVYWYRGAGKITYPQAFKQAFVTLFIGGFLSVMSIFAFLNYVDTDARDLLNHQYIQTELTNLDEAYTKQKSEAVHLKDQSKLGELDKNYNDAKLAREAAIKENRNYFSFSFLSAVFGGFMLFYLLLSIVIAAFLKNKKRYE
- a CDS encoding glycosyltransferase family 2 protein, whose translation is MDLSIIIPLLNEEQSLEELFSRIDNVCNENDFSYEVWFVDDGSTDNSWGVIQLLSASHPQVHAIRFTRNYGKSQALHAAFEKAKGEVVITMDADLQDFPEEIPGLVEKLREGNYDIVSGWKKKRFDNVMTKNIPSKLFNASARKVSGVFLHDFNCGLKAYKKQVVKTVDVYGDMHRYIPVLAAHAGFKNITEKEVKHQARPYGTSKFGANRFIRGFLDLITLWFVSRFGGRPMHFFGAAGTVMFIIGFLSALWLGISKLIDVARGMYGHLIADNPWFYIALTMMILGTQLFIAGFLGEMLIRTNRERKNYHIEEII
- a CDS encoding GIN domain-containing protein, with the translated sequence MKKLLYIFLVIGLVSCSKVKPKGEITTKDVNIQDFNKLDVSGKFKIFYVQNPKNMVSVETYPNVFDNLKIEVKDKTLYISEKSKTEGVDMYNIMLYSKNNLESITMADSTDITISSQMSVPAFKLKIKDNAKFMGSVLANKADITMTNKAKANLLGRTLDANVAISDTASIISPYWYINNLNITSKNGNYSEFSVDDELNGSLGNTAELVYYGNPQKKIKVTDKAKLEQKQKP
- a CDS encoding phospho-sugar mutase, producing the protein MTSLDKAKLWLGEGFDDETKKEVQALIDNNPAELEDAFYKNLEFGTGGMRGIMGVGTNRLNKYTLGQATQGLANYLHQQFPGEETADSAKTEASQIKVAIAYDVRHNSPEFGKLVTDVLTANGIKVLLFEEHRPTPELSFTVRDKKCNAGIVLTASHNPPEYNGYKVYWNDGAQVVPPNDNGIISEVEKTQFNEIKFNGNDDLIEWIGADQDDVYIDACIENSLYQNVGRDLLNIVFTSIHGTTYTTIPKALAKAGFTRVDLVTEQMIPSGNFPTVESPNPEEPAALSMAMDLAKVTNADIVIGTDPDGDRLGIAVRNLDGEMQLLNGNQTNTFLTYYILDQWKKQGRITGKEFIGSTIVTSDIFYDIAKKFGVDCKVGLTGFKWIGKMIRDFEGQEKFICGGEESFGFMTGDFVRDKDSCGSILLACEIAAWCKANGKTVYEYLIDIYKDLGMYYEGLVNITKKGKDGAEQIKQMMTDFRQSPPKTLAESPVAEVKDFQEQTSLLISTNEKSVMNDIPKSNVLIYYTEDGTKVCIRPSGTEPKIKFYVSVKEQIASEQDFKDKLVSLEAKIQQIKTDLNL
- a CDS encoding pyridoxal phosphate-dependent aminotransferase, which produces MKVSKLAANLIGSEIVKIGNEVNDMKAKGAEIANLTIGDLNSNIYPIPAGLKDEIQKAYQNNLTNYPPANGLLGLRTAVSKDLKSRWGLDYAAGDILITAGSRPLIYAVYKTIVDEGDKVIYPTPSWNNNHYAYLTSANAVEVKTTQENNFLPTADDLRPHLSGAVLLALCSPLNPTGTMFTKDQLSEICEMVLEENKKRGADEKPLYLMYDQIYSNLTFEAEHFNPVSLFPEMKEYTIYIDGISKCLAATGVRVGWGFGPSLIMGKMAALLTHVGAWAPKPEQEATAKFYENQENVDHFVTDFKDKLQASLKVLHGGIQEIKNKGLAVESIQPMGALYLTIKLDFIGKTKPDGTKIENSSDLVFYLIQKGGVALVPFSAFGCEVTEPWFRASVGGLSVDEIKTMLPKLEQALAKLA